AACGCCCGCCAGAGCGCGGGGGATTGAGCGTTTCGCTTGGCCGGATTGGTCAATGTCACCGTGGCGACCGTGTCGTCGACGGTGAGCCGTACGCCGTCCTTGTCGAGCAGAGCCATGTCGGTGCCCTCCGGTGTGTAGTCGGCCGCGAGCCCGGCCTAAGTGACTGCACAGTAACCACCCAGCCGACCACATGACCGACCGGGGGGTCACCGAAGGAACCGTCAAAGCCTCGGAACCGTTTGAGCAGATCGTCAAACGTCACGCATGGAGCTGTGGAGCGTCTCCGGCCGGATCAGGCCGAGGCCGCTTTCTTGCCGCGCGTCGCGCCACCGCGACCACGCAGCACGACTCCGGACTCACTGAGCATCCGATGTACGAATCCGTACGACCGACCGGTTTCCTCGGCCAGCGCCCGGATACTCGCACCGGAGTCATATTTCTTCTTCAGGTCTGCCGCGAGCTTGTCGCGCGCGGCGCCGGTTACCCGGCTGCCCTTCTTCAGAGTCTCGGCCACCCGTGCCTCCTCATGGGAAGTGCGCTCTGGACTTCTCATGATCACCCCTCCCACGCTTCCTGGCCACCCATTCAGCAAGGTCGGTGCGACGGCATTTCTCAAGGAGTGGACACGGCAGCAGAACGGAATCTTCTCTTCCGATGCATGACCTCCGTCACATTCCTTCACCTCTGAGGGGAATCAGCAGGTCAGGAGGTCGCTGCGGAAATGGCGACGGCTCCGGCCGCGTACCCGAGCGGGTAGGGCCGGAGCCGTCGAACACCGTGCGAGGGGATGAGACCGCCTCACTCAGATGATGGATCACAGGTGGGCCGAATGATCCATAAGGAACTGGATCAACGAACCGGAACCCTTCGGCGGGCCTGCGGGGCGCCGATCAGGTCAGGCGATCAGGCGAGGGCGACCAGGTCCCGGTAGTCCGGACCCCACAGGTCCTCGACCCCGTCCGGCAGCAGGATGATCCGCTCCGGCTCCAGGGCCTCGACCGCGCCCTCGTCGTGCGTGACGAGGATGACGGCGCCCTTGTACGTGCGCAGCGCGCCCAGGATCTCCTCGCGGCTGGCCGGGTCCAGGTTGTTCGTGGGCTCGTCGAGGAGCAGCACGTTCGCCGAGGAGACGACCAGCGTGGCGAGGGCCAGCCGGGTCTTCTCGCCGCCGGAGAGCACGCCCGCGGGCTTGTCCACGTCGTCGCCGGAGAACAGGAACGAGCCGAGCGTCTTGCGGACGGCGACCAGGTCCAGGTCGGGCGCGGAGGAGCGCATGTTCTCCAGGACCGTGCGCTCCGGGTCCAGGGTCTCGTGCTCCTGGGCGTAGTAGCCCAGCTTGAGGCCGTGACCGGGGACGACCGTGCCGGTGTCCGGCTTCTCGGTGCCCGAGAGCAGGCGCAGCAGCGTGGTCTTGCCGGCGCCGTTGAGACCGAGGATGACCACGCGGGAACCCTTGTCGATGGCCAGGTCGACGTCGGTGAAGATCTCCAGGGACCCGTAGGACTTCGACAGGCCCTCGGCGGTGAGCGGGGTCTTGCCGCAGGGCGCCGGGTCCGGGAAGCGGAGCTTGGCGACCTTGTCGGAGACGCGTACGGCGTCGAGGCCCGCGAGCAGCCGGTCGGCGCGCTTGGCCATGTTCTGCGCGGCGACGGTCTTGGTGGCCTTGGCGCGCATCTTGTCGGCCTGCGAGTTCAGGGCCGCGGCCTTCTTCTCGGCGTTCTGGCGCTCGCGCTTGCGGCGCTTCTCGTCGGCCTCGCGCTGCTGCTGGTAGAGCTTCCAGCCCATGTTGTAGACGTCGATCTGGGAGCGGTTCGCGTCCAGGTAGAAGACCTTGTTGACGACGGTCTCGACCAGGTCGACGTCGTGGGAGATCACGATGAAGCCGCCGCGGTAGGTCTTCAGGTAGTCGCGCAGCCAGACGATGGAGTCGGCGTCGAGGTGGTTCGTGGGCTCGTCGAGGAGCAGGGTGTCGGCGTCCGAGAAGAGGATGCGGGCCAGCTCGACGCGGCGGCGCTGGCCACCGGAGAGGGTGTGGAGCGGCTGGCCGAGGACCCGGTCGGGCAGGCCGAGGGCGGCCGAGATGGTGGCGGCCTCCGCCTCGGCGGCGTACCCGCCCTTGGTCAGGAACTCGGTCTCCTGGCGCTCGTACTGCTTCATCGCCTTGTCGCGGGTGCCTCCGGAGCCGGTGGCGATGCGCTCCTCGTTCATCCGCATCTTCTTGATCAGCACGTCGAGGCCGCGCGCGGAGAGGATCCGGTCGCGGGCCAGTACGTCGAGGTCGCCGGTGCGCGGGTCCTGCGGCAGGTAGCCGACCTCACCGGATCGGGTGATCGTGCCGCCGGCGGGCTGGCCCTCGCCCGCGAGGCACTTGGTGAGGGTGGTCTTGCCCGCCCCGTTGCGGCCGACCAGACCGATGCGGTCGCCCTTGGCGACGCGGAAGGAGGCGGACTCGATGAGGATGCGGGCGCCGGCGCGCAGCTCGATGCCGGTGGCGGTGATCACGGAAATACTCCAGGGCGGTGGGGACGGCGGAAGGGGGGCAGGACGCGCGGGACTCCGACGCCGCTAATCCGCGAGGAGATTTGCCATGGAGACATTCTAACGGGGGCGCGCAACCACTTTTCGGGCCGCCCGGCATCGATCACGCCCGGCGGCGACCCCTCGCCCGTGTCCCCCGTTCGGCGCAGGGCCCACGCCGATCAGCCGGGGCGCGTATCAGGATGAAGGGGTTGATACTCGCCGCAGGGCGGACACGAGGAATCGAGGGCGGTGCGGCATGCAGTTCGACGACGACGCCAATCTGGACACGTCCGAGGTCAAGGACGTGCGGGGCAGCCGCATCCCCGGCGGGAAGGCCACGGTCGGCGGCGGCATCGTCGGTTTGATCGCACTGATCATGGGGTTGCTCTTCGGCGTGGGCCCCGAGCAGCTGGGGCTGACCGAGGGCAACCCCGAGCCGGTGGCCACCTCCTCTTCCGCGAGCCAGGTACAGCAGGCCTGCCGCACGGGTCAGGACGCGAACACCCGTGAGGACTGCCGGCTCGTCGCGGTGGTCAACAGCACCCAGGACTTCTGGAAGCAGGAGTTCCAAAGGCGCGGGGGCCGGTACAGCCCGGCCTCGACGGTGTTCTTCACCGGCCGGGTGAACACGGCGTGCGGCGCGGCCACCTCCGCGGTCGGCCCCTTCTACTGCCCCTCCGATCGGCAGGTCTACCTGGACCTCGGCTTCTTCGAGGAGCTGCGGACGAAGTTCGGCGCGAGCGGCGGCCCCTTCGCCCAGGCCTACGTCGTCGCCCACGAGTACGGGCACCACATCCAGAACCTGACCGGCACCCTCCAGCGGGCCCAGGACGGCCGGCAGGGCGCGAACAGCAACGCGGTCAAGGTCGAGCTCCAGGCGGACTGCTACGCGGGGGTGTGGGCGCACAACGCCATGCGCACCCCGGACGAGTCCACCGGGCGCCCGCTGATCACGAAGCTGACCGACGAGGACATCAAGGACGGTCTGGACGCGGCGGCGGCGGTCGGCGACGACCGGATCCAGGAGAAGTTCCAGGGGCGGGTCACCCCGGAGTCGTGGACGCACGGCAGCGCCGAGCAGCGCCGGCAGTGGTTCTACCAGGGCTACCGGACGGGCGACATGGCCCAGTGCAACACCTTCCGCTGACTGTCGGTGGCGCCTGCCATGCTGTGTCGTGGGTCACATGCCGTCGGTGGCAGGCCGTTGGTCACGGACCCGTCCAGGCACGCAGGCGCACTGCACGAGAGGGAGTGATCGTCATGGCAGGTGTTCCGTCCGTCTACCCGACTCTGCTCTACCGCGACGCCAAGACCGCGATCCAACTGCTGACGGAGGCGTTCGGGTTCACGCGGGTCGCGGTGTACGAGGGCGAGGACGGGGCCGTGATGCACGCGGAACTGTCCTACGGCAACGGCGCGGTGATGCTCGGCAGCAAGGGCCGCGGCGGACAGTTCGACAAGGTCATGGCGGAAGCCGGGCCGACCGGGGTGTACGTGGTCGTCGACGACGTGGACGCCCACCACCGCAGAGCGGTGGAGCACGGGGTGGAGATCCTGATGGAGCCCACGGACCAGGACTACGGATCGCGCGACTACATGGCGCGCGACGCCGAGGGCAACGTCTGGAGCTTCGGGACGTACGCGCCGCAGATCTGACCCTGCGGCGCGTCCTTCGGCGCGTCTTTGTCGTACGCGGGCTACGCCCCGCCGGTGTGCACCTGGAAGGCGGCCCGCCGGACCGCCTTGGCCAGGGCGGGGTCGGGGTGGGCCGCGGCCAGCGCGACCAGGACCTGCACGGTGCGCGGGTGGCCGACGGCACGGACCTCGTCCAGCAGCCGCGGGACCGTCGTGCGGACCGCCGAGTCGAGGTGGCGGGCCAGCAGTTCGGCCTCGCCGTGGTCGGCGATGGCCGCCGCCGTGTCCACCCAGAGCCAGGTCGACTCCTCGGCCGTGAGCACGTCCTGCGCCTCGTCCGGGTCCACCCCGTCGTGCTCGGCGAGCCAGAGCAGGGCGTACGGGCGCAGCGCGGGTTCCCGTACGGCGGCGCGCACGTCGGGCTCGGCGGGGGCGCCGACCACGCGCAGGGCCTCGAAGGCGAGTCCGCGCGTCAGGGCGTCCTCGCCGCGGGCGGCCTGGAGGAGTTCACCGACGGCGTGGCCGACGGGCCGGGCGGCGAGCCAGGCCCGGTACTCGGCGCGGGCGGGCCCGGGGGTGAGGCGGGCGCAGCCGTGCAGCATCGCGGCGGCGGACTGCTCGATGTTCCCGGCGGGGCTCTGCGCGGCGA
This region of Streptomyces sp. NBC_00513 genomic DNA includes:
- a CDS encoding ABC-F family ATP-binding cassette domain-containing protein, producing MITATGIELRAGARILIESASFRVAKGDRIGLVGRNGAGKTTLTKCLAGEGQPAGGTITRSGEVGYLPQDPRTGDLDVLARDRILSARGLDVLIKKMRMNEERIATGSGGTRDKAMKQYERQETEFLTKGGYAAEAEAATISAALGLPDRVLGQPLHTLSGGQRRRVELARILFSDADTLLLDEPTNHLDADSIVWLRDYLKTYRGGFIVISHDVDLVETVVNKVFYLDANRSQIDVYNMGWKLYQQQREADEKRRKRERQNAEKKAAALNSQADKMRAKATKTVAAQNMAKRADRLLAGLDAVRVSDKVAKLRFPDPAPCGKTPLTAEGLSKSYGSLEIFTDVDLAIDKGSRVVILGLNGAGKTTLLRLLSGTEKPDTGTVVPGHGLKLGYYAQEHETLDPERTVLENMRSSAPDLDLVAVRKTLGSFLFSGDDVDKPAGVLSGGEKTRLALATLVVSSANVLLLDEPTNNLDPASREEILGALRTYKGAVILVTHDEGAVEALEPERIILLPDGVEDLWGPDYRDLVALA
- a CDS encoding helix-turn-helix domain-containing protein — its product is MAETLKKGSRVTGAARDKLAADLKKKYDSGASIRALAEETGRSYGFVHRMLSESGVVLRGRGGATRGKKAASA
- a CDS encoding neutral zinc metallopeptidase is translated as MQFDDDANLDTSEVKDVRGSRIPGGKATVGGGIVGLIALIMGLLFGVGPEQLGLTEGNPEPVATSSSASQVQQACRTGQDANTREDCRLVAVVNSTQDFWKQEFQRRGGRYSPASTVFFTGRVNTACGAATSAVGPFYCPSDRQVYLDLGFFEELRTKFGASGGPFAQAYVVAHEYGHHIQNLTGTLQRAQDGRQGANSNAVKVELQADCYAGVWAHNAMRTPDESTGRPLITKLTDEDIKDGLDAAAAVGDDRIQEKFQGRVTPESWTHGSAEQRRQWFYQGYRTGDMAQCNTFR
- a CDS encoding VOC family protein; the encoded protein is MAGVPSVYPTLLYRDAKTAIQLLTEAFGFTRVAVYEGEDGAVMHAELSYGNGAVMLGSKGRGGQFDKVMAEAGPTGVYVVVDDVDAHHRRAVEHGVEILMEPTDQDYGSRDYMARDAEGNVWSFGTYAPQI